A single window of Aspergillus puulaauensis MK2 DNA, chromosome 5, nearly complete sequence DNA harbors:
- a CDS encoding EthD domain-containing protein (COG:S;~EggNog:ENOG410PUV6;~InterPro:IPR011008,IPR009799;~PFAM:PF07110;~go_function: GO:0016491 - oxidoreductase activity [Evidence IEA]): MSEVCITITGVRKPGLNEPDFHSYLTQHHAPLALPFLLKYGIKEYNLIDNFTTLLPHAEEMQMSKKLADYDYVVQFVMGDIADFKRLWEDEEFRNSVKPDHVNFADETRSGISIGYRTKFISPERDERGQLRN; the protein is encoded by the exons ATGTCCGAAGTCTGCATCACAATAACCGGCGTCCGCAAGCCGGGCCTCAACGAACCCGACTTCCACAGCTACCTAACCCAGCACCATGCCCCTCTCGCCCTGCCATTCCTCCTGAAATACGGCATCAAGGAGTACAACCTG ATCGACAACttcaccaccctcctcccccacgCCGAAGAGATGCAAATGTCCAAGAAACTCGCTGACTACGACTACGTCGTGCAGTTTGTCATGGGTGACATTGCGGACTTCAAGCGCCTgtgggaggacgaggagttcCGGAACAGTGTGAAGCCTGATCATGTCAATTTTGCGGATGAGACGCGGTCGGG GATATCGATTGGATATAGGACCAAGTTCATTTCGCCGGAGAGGGATGAACGTGGCCAGTTGAGGAATTGA
- a CDS encoding arrestin family protein (COG:S;~EggNog:ENOG410PG49;~InterPro:IPR014756,IPR011022;~PFAM:PF02752), protein MTAAHVPQDLPGSVTATTLVAGRFPCETPEPTPLLHSLLHHSRFHRRSGSATTVDSVATQQFPKQTGLARRGSIFRKLAGPRENAKRFLRLGTAQSPAASQDPPMARARRHRPVSEIILSPDEANMLAAPALHPGRMRSHSSSNSSAVLPRGPSPGCMPDNTPFPALPNEKTVATGSGISVGIALTEPVLFLQGYDQNDPSTKKSAILRGQLHLKVSKSVKIKKISICFRGQAQTDWPDGIPPKKIHFHDKKDLVTHGVVYFNHGDTALMQNDYGAHIYKHAKPLSLITGKDNTTTVTREVFSNSGSSTSLNNGLTAREMKRLSLNSNNSRSFGKGDAPSPPSVSQPQRNYRLFPVGDYLYSFEFPIDGSLPETIKTELGFVRYDLEAIVERSGAFRPNLLGNLEVPVIRTPAEGSLEQVEPIAISRNWEDQLHYDIVISGKSFPLGSQIPIAFKLTPLAKVECHRIKVYVTENIQHWTADKSVHRFQPAKKVLLFEKRADQTSTSTYPGSSMRVMAGGGIEWDQRAAAARGEEIVERGRTNLLGNLNSDSGVGPTEMEFNVQLPSCHEMKHRDESQRLHFDTTYDNIQINHWIKIVLRLSKQDERDPSKRRHFEISIDSPFHLLSCKATQANIYLPAYTTPDSEPATPAPEFECGCAGAPALRRRGTRTPPGSDRDDVPAVVTRSFTSGSGGLARPPAAHLATEADGRVANANTNERPPRPMHLLRTPSFAPPPFDDVPPPPPLITPPPEYTSIVGDNDRDAVLEDYFSRLSCYEERVDEERGSGRVDVPLTPGARVNRSMDVPREWIRLDQSAV, encoded by the exons ATGACAGCTGCTCATGTGCCTCAGGATCTACCAGGATCAGTCACCGCCACAACTCTAGTCGCCGGTCGATTTCCCTGCGAGACGCCTGAACCCACCCCTCTCCTCCACAGCCTGCTACACCATTCCAGGTTCCATCGCCGGTCTGGTTCTGCGACAACCGTCGACAGCGTTGCGACCCAACAGTTTCCCAAGCAAACTGGACTCGCTCGTCGCGGGTCGATTTTCAGAAAGCTGGCGGGCCCCCGGGAGAACGCGAAGCGCTTTCTCCGCTTAGGAACCGCCCAATCTCCGGCGGCGTCTCAGGATCCCCCAATGGCTCGCGCACGCCGCCATCGTCCTGTCTCTGAGATTATCCTCTCTCCAGACGAGGCCAACATGCTTGCCGCGCCCGCCCTCCACCCGGGAAGAATGCGCTCGCATTCTTCCTCGAACTCATCGGCTGTTTTACCGCGCGGGCCGTCACCAGGCTGCATGCCTGACAATACACCATTCCCCGCACTGCCCAACGAGAAGACCGTCGCCACAGGAAGTGGGATTTCAGTTGGAATCGCTCTCACCGAACCCGTCCTTTTTCTCCAAGGCTATGATCAAAATGACCCCTCAACGAAGAAATCTGCCATCCTGCGCGGGCAACTACACCTGAAGGTTTCAAAAAGTGTCAAAATCAAGAAGATCTCTATCTGTTTCAGAGGACAGGCGCAGACGGATTGGCCCGATG GAATCCCACCTAAAAAGATACATTTTCACGACAAGAAAGATCTTGTAACACATGGAGTTGTATATTTCAACCACGGCGATACTGCTCTTATGCAGAATGATTATGGTGCACATATCTACAAGCATGCCAAACCACTGAGTTTAATCACCGGCAAAGATAATACGACGACGGTCACGCGAGAAGTTTTCAGCAATAGTGGGTCCTCAACTTCGCTCAATAATGGCTTGACTGCTCGAGAAATGAAGCGACTTTCGCTGAATTCCAACAACTCGCGGAGCTTCGGCAAAGGCGATGCACCATCGCCACCGTCTGTCTCACAGCCCCAGCGCAACTACCGACTGTTCCCTGTTGGCGACTATCTATACAGCTTTGAGTTCCCGATTGATGGATCTCTGCCGGAAACGATCAAGACGGAGCTCGGCTTTGTGAGGTATGATTTGGAAGCCATCGTGGAACGCTCAGGCGCCTTTCGGCCGAACCTGCTAGGTAATCTGGAAGTACCCGTGATCCGCACACCTGCGGAGGGTTCGTTAGAGCAAGTCGAACCGATTGCCATTTCTCGAAACTGGGAAGATCAGCTGCACTATGATATCGTCATTTCGGGGAAATCCTTCCCGCTTGGGTCTCAGATACCAATAGCTTTCAAGCTAACCCCTCTAGCAAAAGTTGAATGCCATCGGATTAAGGTCTATGTGACGGAAAATATCCAACATTGGACCGCGGATAAGAGCGTTCACCGATTCCAGCCTGCAAAGAAGGTTCTTCTCTTTGAGAAGCGGGCTGACCAGACCAGTACCAGCACGTACCCGGGTAGCTCAATGCGCGTTATGGCTGGCGGGGGTATTGAGTGGGATCagcgagctgctgctgctagagGGGAGGAGATTGTCGAGCGGGGTCGGACGAATTTACTTGGAAACCTTAATAGTGATTCCGGTGTTGGTCCGACTGAAATGGAATTCAATGTCCAGCTTCCGAGCTGCCATGAGATGAAGCATCGGGATGAATCGCAACGTTTGCATTTTGACACGACGTATGATAACATCCAGATCAACCACTGGATCAAG ATCGTCCTGCGTCTGTCTAAACAAGATGAACGTGATCCCAGCAAACGGCGGCATTTCGAAATCTCTATCGACTCTCCATTCCACCTCCTTTCATGTAAAGCTACGCAAGCAAACATCTATCTCCCGGCATATACAACGCCTGACTCGGAGCCCGCCACTCCAGCGCCAGAGTTTGAATGCGGATGTGCCGGCGCCCCCGCCCTTCGTCGACGTGGGACTCGCACTCCTCCAGGCTCTGACCGAGATGATGTCCCGGCAGTCGTTACCAGGAGTTTCACCAGTGGCTCTGGAGGCCTTGCTCGACCACCTGCAGCGCACCTGGCCACGGAGGCCGACGGACGAGTAGCAAACGCAAATACAAACGAGCGTCCGCCACGGCCAATGCACTTACTGCGTACCCCGTCATTCGCGCCTCCCCCGTTCGACGATGTCCCTCCCCCACCGCCACTCATCACCCCGCCACCAGAGTATACAAGCATAGTCGGAGACAACGACCGGGACGCAGTCCTCGAAGACTACTTCTCGCGTCTCTCCTGCTACGAAGAGCGAGTCGACGAGGAACGAGGCTCAGGCCGGGTCGACGTCCCACTGACGCCCGGGGCGCGCGTAAACCGCAGCATGGACGTTCCGCGCGAATGGATCCGCCTCGACCAGTCGGCCGTCTGA